A single genomic interval of Mycolicibacterium sp. MU0053 harbors:
- a CDS encoding DUF4185 domain-containing protein — protein MPPGAHTDGKIADLTGPGITDRWGVTATDLGAVVRAGNGKLVAVFGDTFAGPKVGRGDWRSPVILIGAGDARTPIVWQQAGGPDPDYARQLRHYIHDHGPHWNRGGISTVLPSDLLRVEDMLYLHVIVNRGFPRVSWTEIWSSADNGTTWEHLGESAKFRSNLHDGHAQLWSWDYDPDDGWVYIASTGFQRDKGIIVRRVRPAAIGTASAYRAWGRQRGGSWGWGEAAEVLTPAAERWGELSLRRLGPGKWVLGGFLASEYALGYRVLTAPTAPLANMPVQQPISGCTWPRESHVDCRVAQLYGGYLLPGSQLDEPGGVGLVVSHWNTKRGWPYRVMQFRVTLRDTTEAQGPAS, from the coding sequence TTGCCGCCGGGCGCCCACACCGACGGCAAGATCGCCGATCTGACCGGGCCCGGCATCACCGACCGCTGGGGGGTGACCGCCACCGACCTGGGAGCGGTGGTGCGCGCGGGCAACGGGAAACTCGTCGCGGTCTTCGGGGACACCTTCGCCGGGCCCAAGGTGGGCCGCGGCGACTGGCGCTCGCCGGTGATCCTGATCGGCGCCGGGGATGCCCGTACCCCGATCGTCTGGCAGCAGGCGGGCGGCCCCGATCCCGACTATGCCCGCCAGCTGCGCCACTACATCCACGATCACGGCCCGCACTGGAATCGCGGCGGCATCAGCACCGTGCTGCCGTCGGACCTGCTGCGCGTCGAGGACATGCTCTATCTGCACGTGATCGTCAATCGTGGTTTCCCCCGCGTGAGCTGGACCGAGATCTGGTCCTCCGCCGACAACGGCACCACCTGGGAACATTTGGGTGAATCGGCGAAGTTCCGGTCGAATCTCCACGACGGCCACGCGCAACTGTGGTCGTGGGACTACGACCCCGACGATGGCTGGGTCTACATCGCCTCGACGGGTTTCCAACGCGACAAGGGCATCATTGTGCGCCGGGTCCGTCCGGCGGCCATCGGTACGGCCTCGGCGTATCGGGCCTGGGGTCGACAACGCGGCGGCAGCTGGGGCTGGGGCGAGGCGGCCGAGGTGCTGACGCCGGCCGCGGAGCGCTGGGGGGAGTTGTCGCTGCGGCGGCTCGGGCCCGGCAAGTGGGTGCTGGGCGGGTTCCTGGCCTCGGAGTACGCACTGGGGTACCGCGTCCTGACCGCTCCGACCGCACCGCTGGCGAATATGCCCGTGCAACAGCCGATCTCGGGATGCACCTGGCCGCGGGAGAGCCACGTCGATTGCCGGGTCGCGCAACTATACGGTGGCTACCTGCTGCCCGGTTCCCAACTGGACGAACCGGGCGGGGTGGGGTTGGTCGTCTCGCACTGGAACACCAAGCGTGGCTGGCCCTATCGGGTCATGCAATTCCGGGTCACCCTGCGTGACACCACCGAAGCTCAGGGGCCGGCCAGCTGA
- a CDS encoding cytochrome P450, producing the protein MTETTVDPAVVESIKLPPAPRLPTLVQGIGYGFFRRQVIDAMTARYGEAFRLRVPLFGDMVVVTDPSLVKQVFTASTDDLGNIQPNLSRIFGPGSVFALDGAEHRRRRKLLTPPFHGKAMKKYEKIVEEETLRESASWPHGREFETLEPMMRITLNIILRAIFGADGAELETLRRIIPPWVTLGSRAAVLPTPERNYGRYTPWGRLANYRRQYNETVNVLIDQVKNDPRFDERTDVLALLLRSTYEDGTPMSASEIGDELLTLLAAGHETTASTLAWAFERISRHREVLDKLVAESATDGNQYRQATILEVQRNRTVIDFAGRHVYAPSFELGQWRIPRGYSVTVAIGRVHANADEFPDPDRFDPDRFVGERPNVMAWIPYGGGTRRCVGAAFANMEMDVVLRTVLRHFTIATTDRPGEKWHSRGVAFTPKKGGRITVLRRD; encoded by the coding sequence ATGACCGAAACCACCGTCGATCCCGCAGTCGTGGAGTCGATCAAGCTGCCACCCGCACCGCGCCTGCCCACTCTGGTGCAGGGCATCGGCTACGGGTTCTTCCGGCGGCAGGTCATCGACGCGATGACCGCGCGGTACGGCGAGGCCTTCCGGCTGCGGGTACCGCTGTTCGGCGACATGGTCGTGGTCACCGATCCCAGCCTGGTCAAGCAGGTATTCACCGCCAGCACCGACGATCTGGGCAACATTCAGCCCAATCTGAGCCGAATCTTCGGGCCGGGTTCGGTCTTCGCTCTCGACGGAGCCGAGCATCGACGGCGGCGCAAGCTGTTGACGCCGCCTTTCCACGGCAAGGCGATGAAGAAGTACGAGAAGATCGTCGAAGAGGAAACCCTGCGCGAATCGGCGTCCTGGCCGCATGGCCGGGAGTTCGAGACCCTCGAGCCGATGATGCGGATCACGCTGAACATCATCCTGCGGGCGATCTTCGGCGCCGACGGCGCGGAGCTGGAGACGCTGCGCCGGATCATTCCGCCCTGGGTGACGCTGGGTTCGCGCGCCGCCGTGCTGCCCACCCCGGAGCGCAACTACGGCCGCTACACCCCCTGGGGACGGTTGGCGAACTATCGCCGGCAGTACAACGAAACCGTCAACGTGCTGATCGATCAGGTGAAGAACGATCCCCGCTTCGACGAGCGCACCGACGTGCTGGCGCTGCTGCTGCGCAGCACCTACGAAGACGGAACTCCGATGTCCGCCAGCGAGATCGGCGATGAACTACTGACCCTGCTCGCCGCCGGCCACGAGACCACCGCCTCGACCTTGGCGTGGGCGTTCGAACGGATTTCGCGCCACCGCGAGGTGCTCGACAAGCTGGTGGCCGAGTCCGCCACCGACGGCAATCAGTATCGGCAGGCCACCATCCTGGAGGTGCAGCGCAACCGCACCGTCATCGACTTCGCGGGCCGGCACGTCTATGCGCCGTCGTTCGAGTTGGGGCAGTGGCGGATTCCGCGCGGGTACTCGGTGACCGTCGCGATCGGCCGGGTGCATGCCAATGCCGACGAATTCCCGGATCCCGACCGCTTCGATCCCGACCGCTTCGTCGGGGAGCGGCCCAACGTGATGGCCTGGATTCCGTACGGTGGCGGCACCCGGCGCTGTGTCGGTGCCGCCTTCGCCAACATGGAGATGGATGTGGTGTTGCGAACCGTGCTGCGCCACTTCACCATTGCGACCACCGATCGACCCGGCGAGAAATGGCATTCGCGCGGCGTGGCGTTCACGCCCAAAAAGGGTGGACGGATCACGGTGTTGCGTCGCGATTAG
- a CDS encoding nuclear transport factor 2 family protein, producing the protein MTRPTFTRDELVAAFGTFEQTVARAAETQDWDVWVEHYTDDVVYVEHAAGTMHGRDEVRTWIRRTMSTFPGSYMVSFPALWTVIDEPTGRVICELDNPMRDPGDGTVITATNISIVTYAGDGKWCRQEDIYNPLRFLSAAIKWCRKAEALGTLDDEAAAWFRTHGQRVGTAS; encoded by the coding sequence GTGACACGCCCTACATTCACCCGCGATGAGCTCGTCGCGGCCTTCGGGACGTTCGAACAGACCGTTGCCCGGGCCGCCGAAACCCAGGACTGGGATGTCTGGGTCGAGCACTACACCGACGACGTCGTCTACGTCGAACACGCCGCCGGCACCATGCACGGCCGCGACGAGGTGCGCACCTGGATCCGCCGCACCATGTCGACGTTCCCGGGCAGCTACATGGTCTCGTTCCCGGCGCTGTGGACGGTGATCGACGAACCGACCGGACGGGTGATCTGCGAATTGGACAACCCCATGCGCGACCCGGGCGACGGCACCGTCATCACTGCCACCAACATCTCGATCGTCACCTACGCCGGCGACGGCAAATGGTGCCGGCAAGAAGACATCTACAACCCGTTGCGGTTCCTGAGTGCCGCGATCAAGTGGTGCCGCAAGGCCGAGGCACTCGGCACGCTCGACGACGAGGCCGCCGCCTGGTTCCGCACACACGGTCAACGCGTGGGCACGGCGTCATGA
- a CDS encoding STAS domain-containing protein, whose product MEFRTVNVRHRWLDLHTAAVSAHGEIDAANAERFGDYVLGLVPHCKFLVVDLSGLKFLGTQGVSALHRIQAELADTAWVIVSSPAVARALRVCDPAGQLLSAGSVEAALAILRGDHEPGLHLVAR is encoded by the coding sequence GTGGAATTTCGCACGGTGAACGTGCGCCACCGGTGGCTGGATCTCCACACCGCCGCGGTGAGCGCCCACGGTGAGATCGACGCCGCCAACGCAGAACGCTTCGGCGACTACGTGCTGGGTCTGGTACCGCACTGCAAGTTCCTGGTGGTGGATCTGTCAGGGCTGAAATTCCTTGGCACGCAAGGAGTTTCTGCGCTGCACCGCATCCAGGCCGAGCTCGCCGACACCGCGTGGGTGATCGTGTCGAGTCCGGCGGTGGCGCGTGCGCTCCGGGTCTGCGACCCGGCCGGTCAGTTGCTGAGCGCGGGATCGGTCGAGGCCGCGCTGGCGATACTGCGCGGCGACCACGAACCCGGACTGCACCTCGTCGCTCGGTAG
- a CDS encoding ArsR/SmtB family transcription factor — MVDQLSKVFAALADPLRRDVVARLTAGDATVSQLAAPYDVSLQAVSKHLKVLEDAGLVTRSRDAQTRPVHLEAEVFDLMTKWIERYRRRAEERYRRLDAVLADMQDDAPAATAPRRKGKVS; from the coding sequence ATGGTCGATCAGCTGTCAAAGGTGTTCGCCGCGTTGGCCGATCCCCTCCGCAGGGACGTGGTCGCCCGGTTGACCGCCGGCGACGCCACGGTCAGCCAACTCGCCGCCCCCTACGACGTCAGTTTGCAGGCGGTCTCCAAACACCTGAAGGTGCTCGAGGACGCCGGCCTGGTGACCCGGAGTCGGGACGCCCAAACCCGGCCCGTCCACCTGGAGGCCGAGGTGTTCGACCTGATGACCAAGTGGATCGAGCGTTACCGCCGCCGGGCCGAGGAGCGCTACCGGCGCCTGGATGCGGTGCTCGCGGACATGCAGGACGACGCCCCGGCCGCCACTGCCCCACGGCGCAAAGGAAAGGTCTCATGA
- the msrA gene encoding peptide-methionine (S)-S-oxide reductase MsrA: MADYQRAILAGGCFWGMQDLIRKQPGVVSTRVGYTGGQNDNPTYRNHPGHAEAIEIEFDPAQTSYRDILEFFFQIHDPSTKDRQGNDVGTSYRSAIFYLDDEQQQVAEDTIADVDASGLWPGKVVTEVAPAVDFWEAEPEHQDYLERIPNGYTCHYPRPGWKLPKRSTV; encoded by the coding sequence ATGGCCGACTATCAGAGGGCGATCCTGGCCGGAGGCTGCTTCTGGGGGATGCAGGATCTGATCCGCAAGCAACCCGGGGTGGTCTCAACCCGCGTCGGCTACACCGGCGGTCAGAACGACAATCCGACCTACCGCAATCACCCCGGTCACGCCGAGGCCATCGAGATCGAGTTCGACCCGGCCCAGACCAGCTACCGCGACATCCTGGAGTTCTTCTTCCAGATCCACGATCCGAGCACCAAGGACCGCCAGGGCAACGATGTGGGCACCAGCTACCGGTCGGCCATCTTCTACCTCGACGATGAGCAGCAGCAGGTCGCCGAGGACACCATCGCCGACGTCGACGCCTCGGGTCTGTGGCCCGGCAAGGTGGTCACCGAGGTGGCCCCCGCGGTGGACTTCTGGGAGGCCGAGCCCGAGCATCAGGATTACCTCGAGCGCATCCCCAACGGCTACACCTGCCACTACCCGCGGCCCGGCTGGAAGCTGCCCAAGCGGTCCACGGTCTAA
- the glgX gene encoding glycogen debranching protein GlgX, whose amino-acid sequence MTVTEVWPGKAYPLGATYDGSGTNFALFSEVAERVELCLFDDDGAGGLRETRIKLPEVDGFVWHGFLPGVESGQRYGYRVHGPYDPGSGHRCNPSKLLLDPYSKAIDGNFNWDQSLFGYNFGDPDSRNDDDSAASMPKSVVTNPYFDWGNDRPPQHEYADTVIYETHVKGLTQTHPDIPEQARGTYAGIAHPAIIDHLTSLGVTAVELMPVHHFANDSTLIDKGLANYWGYNTIGFFAPDAKYSSSTTPGGQVQDFKVMVRALHEAGIEVILDVVYNHTAEGNHLGPTVSMRGIDNAAYYRLVDDDKRYYMDYTGTGNSLNVGHPHSLQLIMDSLRYWVTEMHVDGFRFDLAATLAREFYDVDRLSTFFELVQQDPTVSQTKLIAEPWDLGPGGYQVGNFPPQWTEWNGKYRDTMRDFWRGEAASLGEFASRLTGSADLYEHTARRPVASINFVTAHDGFTLRDLVSYNDKHNDANGEDNNDGESHNRSWNCGVEGPTDDPEITELRARQQRNFLTTLLLSQGVPMISHGDELGRTQGGNNNGYCQDNEITWVDWEQADADLLAFVRKVSALRADHPVFRRRRFFTGRPVRQRGSTGLPDISWFRPDGSEMTDDDWDSGFGKSVAVYLNGQGIPGLDRRGHRVVDDSFVLCFNAHHEPIEFTLPPTELGDRWQVVTDTAVPENGHGDATMAAGSTVIVEGRALVVLQAADEPQTT is encoded by the coding sequence GTGACAGTGACTGAGGTGTGGCCGGGAAAGGCCTATCCGCTCGGCGCGACCTATGACGGGTCGGGTACCAACTTCGCCCTGTTCAGCGAGGTCGCCGAGCGGGTCGAGTTGTGCCTGTTCGACGACGACGGCGCCGGCGGGCTGCGGGAGACCCGCATCAAACTGCCCGAGGTCGACGGATTCGTCTGGCATGGGTTTCTGCCGGGGGTGGAGTCCGGGCAGCGCTACGGCTACCGCGTACACGGGCCCTACGATCCGGGCAGCGGCCACCGGTGCAACCCCAGCAAGCTGCTGCTCGATCCCTATTCCAAGGCCATTGACGGCAACTTCAACTGGGATCAGTCGCTGTTCGGCTACAACTTCGGCGACCCGGACAGCCGCAATGACGACGATTCGGCGGCGAGCATGCCGAAGTCGGTGGTGACCAATCCCTATTTCGACTGGGGCAACGACCGCCCGCCGCAGCATGAGTACGCCGATACCGTCATCTACGAAACCCACGTCAAGGGACTCACCCAGACGCACCCCGATATTCCGGAACAAGCGCGCGGCACCTACGCCGGCATCGCGCACCCCGCGATCATCGACCACCTCACCTCGCTCGGGGTTACCGCGGTCGAGTTGATGCCCGTGCACCACTTCGCCAACGACTCGACGCTCATCGACAAGGGGTTGGCGAACTACTGGGGGTACAACACGATCGGCTTCTTCGCACCCGATGCCAAGTATTCCTCGAGCACCACCCCCGGCGGTCAGGTGCAGGACTTCAAGGTGATGGTGCGCGCCCTGCACGAGGCGGGCATCGAGGTGATCCTCGACGTGGTCTACAACCACACCGCCGAGGGCAATCACCTCGGCCCCACGGTGTCGATGCGCGGTATCGACAACGCCGCCTACTACCGCCTGGTCGACGATGACAAGCGGTACTACATGGACTACACCGGCACCGGCAACAGTCTCAATGTCGGGCATCCGCATTCGTTGCAGCTGATCATGGATTCGCTGCGGTACTGGGTGACCGAGATGCACGTCGACGGGTTCCGGTTCGATCTGGCCGCCACGCTGGCCCGCGAGTTCTACGACGTGGATCGGCTGAGTACGTTCTTCGAACTCGTCCAGCAGGACCCGACGGTCAGCCAGACCAAACTGATCGCCGAACCCTGGGACCTGGGCCCCGGCGGCTATCAGGTGGGCAACTTCCCGCCGCAGTGGACCGAGTGGAACGGCAAGTACCGCGACACCATGCGCGATTTCTGGCGCGGCGAAGCCGCCAGCCTCGGCGAGTTCGCGTCCCGGCTGACCGGATCGGCGGACCTCTACGAGCACACCGCGCGCCGACCGGTGGCATCGATCAACTTCGTCACCGCACACGACGGGTTCACGCTGCGAGACCTGGTGTCCTACAACGACAAACACAACGACGCCAACGGCGAGGACAACAACGACGGCGAGTCGCACAACCGGTCGTGGAACTGCGGGGTCGAGGGCCCCACCGACGATCCGGAGATCACCGAACTGCGGGCCCGTCAGCAGCGCAACTTCCTGACCACGTTGCTGCTTTCCCAAGGTGTGCCGATGATCAGCCACGGCGACGAACTCGGCCGCACCCAGGGCGGTAACAACAACGGTTACTGCCAGGACAACGAGATCACCTGGGTCGACTGGGAGCAGGCCGACGCCGACCTGTTGGCGTTCGTCCGCAAGGTGTCCGCGCTGCGCGCCGACCATCCGGTGTTCCGTCGGCGCCGGTTCTTCACGGGCCGGCCGGTGCGTCAGCGCGGGTCCACGGGCCTGCCGGACATCTCGTGGTTCCGGCCCGACGGGTCGGAGATGACCGACGACGACTGGGACTCCGGGTTCGGCAAATCGGTCGCGGTGTACCTCAACGGTCAGGGCATTCCCGGCCTGGACCGGCGCGGCCACCGCGTCGTCGACGACTCGTTCGTGCTGTGCTTCAACGCTCACCACGAACCCATCGAGTTCACGCTGCCGCCCACCGAACTCGGCGACCGTTGGCAGGTGGTCACCGACACCGCGGTACCGGAGAACGGGCACGGCGACGCCACCATGGCCGCGGGCAGCACGGTGATCGTCGAGGGACGTGCCCTGGTGGTGCTGCAGGCGGCCGACGAACCGCAGACCACGTAG
- a CDS encoding NAD-dependent epimerase/dehydratase family protein: protein MSAPKLVIGGNGFLGSHVTRALVAAGDDVRVTVRAGANTAGIDDLPVTRFVGDIFDVDTIREAMTGCAVVYYCVVDARAWLRDPAPLFRTNVEGLRGVLEVAAELAAAGTLEKFVFTSSYSTVGRRQGRVATEDDLIDRGRLTAYVRSRVQAEDLVMQYARERGVPAVAMCVSTTYGGRDHGMTPQGALVAGTVFEKLPFVLDKISLEAVGIEDAADAMILAGARGRVGQRYLISERMISNREVIRIAADEAGVVAPRRSVPVPVLYAMGALGSVRARLRRTDQQLTLESVRLMRAEAPVDCGKARRELGWQPRPVEDSIRAAARFWAQMRSARRKSRAES, encoded by the coding sequence ATGAGCGCACCGAAACTGGTCATCGGCGGCAACGGCTTCCTGGGCTCGCACGTCACCCGAGCGCTGGTGGCCGCCGGCGACGACGTGCGCGTCACGGTGCGTGCGGGCGCCAACACCGCCGGCATCGACGATCTACCGGTCACCCGGTTCGTCGGCGACATCTTCGACGTCGACACCATCCGCGAGGCCATGACCGGCTGCGCCGTCGTCTACTACTGCGTGGTCGACGCGCGGGCCTGGCTCCGCGACCCGGCGCCGCTGTTTCGCACCAACGTAGAGGGGTTGCGCGGCGTGCTCGAGGTGGCCGCCGAGCTGGCCGCGGCGGGCACGCTCGAGAAGTTCGTGTTCACCAGCAGCTACTCGACCGTCGGCCGCCGGCAGGGCCGGGTGGCCACCGAGGACGACTTGATCGACCGCGGCCGGCTGACCGCCTACGTGCGGTCTCGGGTGCAGGCCGAAGACCTGGTGATGCAGTACGCCCGCGAGCGCGGCGTGCCCGCGGTGGCGATGTGTGTGTCCACCACCTACGGCGGCCGCGACCACGGCATGACCCCGCAGGGGGCGCTGGTGGCCGGCACGGTGTTCGAGAAGCTGCCGTTCGTGCTCGACAAGATCTCGCTGGAGGCGGTCGGGATCGAGGACGCAGCGGACGCGATGATCCTGGCCGGTGCGCGCGGCCGGGTCGGGCAGCGCTACCTGATCTCGGAGCGGATGATCAGCAACCGCGAGGTGATCCGGATCGCCGCCGACGAGGCCGGGGTGGTGGCGCCGCGACGCTCGGTGCCGGTCCCGGTGCTCTATGCGATGGGGGCGCTGGGCTCGGTGCGGGCCCGACTGCGCCGCACCGACCAACAGCTGACGCTGGAATCGGTGCGGCTGATGCGCGCCGAGGCGCCGGTGGACTGTGGTAAGGCCCGCCGCGAGCTGGGCTGGCAGCCCCGCCCGGTGGAGGACTCGATCCGGGCAGCGGCGCGGTTCTGGGCCCAGATGCGCTCGGCTCGGCGTAAATCCCGCGCCGAGAGTTGA
- a CDS encoding SRPBCC family protein: MKATEAAIEAATDVPVIRITRDFNATPAQLLKAHTDPELFIRWVGPEGMVNRILEWDARDGGCWRYVASQDGQEYGFRGCFHTVGPDRIVQTFTYEGMPDEVSLETLRFEDLGDGRTRLHAQSLVDSFEGRDAWLASGMETGVNEGYAKLDRLVADGAL, translated from the coding sequence ATGAAAGCCACCGAAGCCGCGATCGAAGCGGCCACCGATGTTCCCGTCATTCGAATCACCCGCGATTTCAACGCGACACCGGCACAGTTGCTCAAGGCGCATACCGACCCGGAACTGTTCATCCGCTGGGTCGGGCCCGAGGGCATGGTCAACCGAATCCTCGAGTGGGACGCCCGCGACGGCGGTTGTTGGCGCTATGTCGCCAGCCAGGACGGGCAGGAGTACGGCTTCCGCGGCTGCTTCCACACCGTGGGCCCGGACCGAATAGTGCAGACCTTCACCTACGAAGGCATGCCCGACGAGGTGTCGCTGGAGACGCTGCGGTTCGAGGACCTCGGTGACGGCCGGACTCGGTTGCACGCGCAGTCGCTGGTGGACAGCTTCGAGGGCCGCGACGCCTGGCTGGCATCCGGGATGGAGACCGGGGTCAACGAGGGCTATGCCAAACTCGACCGGCTGGTCGCCGATGGCGCGCTGTGA
- a CDS encoding zinc-binding dehydrogenase yields the protein MRTVVIDAPGQIRIDTRPDPELPGPDGVVVEVVATAICGSDLHFYEGDYPLFDPVALGHEAIGTVVEKGAEVRTVEVGDLVLVSSVAGCGACIGCATRDPINCLSGPQIFGAGALGGAQADLLAVPAADFQLLKIPDGLDTEEALLLTDNLATGWAGARRADIPPGGPVVVLGLGAVGLCAVRSAIAQGAGTVFAVDPVEGRRDRAALSGATPVAPPALEAVMEATKGRGVASVIDAVGSDATMSAALSLVRAGGTVSVIGVHDLTSFPYPATMCLLRSITLRGTTAPVQQTWPELVPLIQSGRLNTAGIFTHSMALDDAAAGYAAVAARTSDCVKVTLTP from the coding sequence ATGCGCACCGTTGTGATAGACGCCCCAGGTCAAATCCGTATCGACACTCGGCCCGATCCGGAGTTGCCCGGACCGGACGGCGTCGTGGTCGAAGTCGTGGCCACCGCCATCTGCGGATCGGATCTGCACTTCTATGAAGGCGACTATCCGTTGTTCGATCCCGTGGCACTGGGCCACGAAGCGATCGGCACGGTGGTCGAGAAGGGCGCCGAGGTCCGCACCGTCGAGGTCGGCGACCTGGTCCTGGTGTCCTCGGTGGCCGGCTGCGGCGCCTGCATCGGATGTGCCACCCGCGACCCGATCAACTGTCTGTCCGGACCGCAGATCTTCGGTGCAGGTGCCCTGGGTGGAGCGCAGGCGGATCTGTTGGCCGTCCCGGCGGCCGACTTCCAGCTGCTCAAGATTCCCGACGGCCTCGACACCGAGGAGGCGCTGCTACTGACCGACAACCTGGCCACCGGCTGGGCCGGCGCCCGCCGCGCCGACATCCCGCCCGGTGGCCCCGTCGTCGTGCTCGGCTTGGGGGCGGTCGGCCTGTGCGCCGTGCGCAGTGCCATCGCCCAGGGCGCCGGCACGGTCTTCGCCGTCGACCCGGTGGAGGGCCGCCGCGACCGGGCCGCGCTCAGCGGTGCGACGCCGGTGGCGCCGCCCGCGCTGGAGGCCGTCATGGAAGCCACCAAGGGCCGCGGCGTCGCATCGGTGATCGACGCGGTGGGCAGCGACGCCACGATGTCCGCGGCGCTGTCGTTGGTGCGGGCCGGCGGGACCGTCTCGGTGATCGGCGTACACGACCTGACCTCGTTCCCGTACCCAGCCACGATGTGTCTGCTGCGCAGCATCACGCTGCGCGGCACCACCGCACCGGTGCAGCAGACCTGGCCCGAACTGGTCCCACTGATTCAGTCCGGTCGGCTCAACACCGCCGGAATCTTCACCCACTCGATGGCCCTCGACGACGCCGCCGCCGGTTATGCGGCCGTCGCGGCCCGCACCTCGGATTGTGTGAAGGTGACGCTGACGCCGTGA
- a CDS encoding YiiD C-terminal domain-containing protein → MNQGMATTIPIAHQMGVRIVEARRGFAAATVPAAGNGNHFGVVYAGVQFTVAEILGGAIALTSFDATKYFPLVKNLDIKFVGMASTDLRAEAGLDSDTIDRVAAEAADNGKADYRLDAVVTDANGQTVATTHGLYQLRAHGK, encoded by the coding sequence ATGAATCAGGGGATGGCGACCACCATCCCGATCGCCCACCAGATGGGTGTCCGGATTGTCGAGGCACGGCGCGGATTTGCGGCCGCCACGGTGCCGGCAGCGGGCAACGGCAACCACTTCGGGGTGGTCTACGCCGGGGTGCAGTTCACGGTGGCCGAGATCCTCGGCGGGGCCATCGCGTTAACGAGTTTCGACGCGACCAAGTACTTCCCGCTGGTCAAGAACCTCGACATCAAGTTCGTCGGGATGGCGTCAACCGACCTGCGCGCGGAGGCCGGTCTGGACTCCGACACCATCGACCGGGTTGCGGCCGAGGCCGCCGACAACGGCAAGGCCGACTACCGGCTGGACGCCGTCGTCACCGATGCCAATGGTCAGACGGTGGCCACGACGCACGGGCTGTATCAGCTGCGCGCGCACGGGAAATAG
- a CDS encoding TetR/AcrR family transcriptional regulator, which translates to MTAGTVASTEVDPVGDDPFRHRLFEGLSGSINERGYRDTTVADIVRHAKTSKRTFYAHFASKDDCLLELLDVDNIRTIAGIRAAVDPEADWRTQVEQAIDAYITAIEAHPALTLTWIREFPALGDAARPVQRRGMDRFIDLLIEMTAGPGFSRAGLRPVQRQTALILLGGLRELTAHTMEDGEDIRGIADAAVRACVGLVS; encoded by the coding sequence ATGACCGCCGGAACCGTCGCGTCCACCGAGGTGGACCCCGTCGGCGACGACCCGTTCCGCCACCGACTCTTCGAGGGTTTGTCGGGGTCGATCAACGAACGCGGCTACCGCGACACCACGGTGGCCGACATCGTGCGACATGCCAAGACGTCGAAGCGCACGTTCTACGCGCACTTCGCCAGCAAGGACGACTGTCTGCTGGAACTGCTCGACGTCGACAACATCCGCACGATCGCCGGCATCCGCGCGGCAGTCGATCCCGAGGCCGACTGGCGCACGCAGGTCGAGCAGGCGATCGACGCCTACATCACCGCCATCGAGGCGCATCCGGCGCTGACGTTGACGTGGATCCGGGAGTTCCCGGCACTCGGCGACGCCGCCCGACCGGTGCAGCGCCGCGGGATGGACCGCTTCATCGATCTGTTGATCGAGATGACGGCCGGTCCCGGATTCAGCCGGGCCGGTCTGCGGCCCGTGCAGCGCCAGACCGCCTTGATCCTGCTCGGTGGGCTGCGGGAACTCACCGCCCACACCATGGAGGACGGCGAAGACATCCGCGGGATCGCCGATGCGGCGGTGCGCGCCTGCGTCGGTCTGGTCAGCTGA